The nucleotide window AGAAGGTCACTCTTTATGAACAGGGAGACTTTGTCGATCTTTGCCGCGGGGTACACGTACCTTCAACAGGCAAACTGAAGGAATTCAAATTGTTGAGCATTGCTGGTGCATACTGGCGCGGCGACAGCGACAACAAAATGCTCCAGCGTATTTATGGTACTGCTTTCTTCAAGAAGGAAGATTTGAAAGAGCACTTGAGGCTGCTTGAAGAAGCGAAAGAGCGTGACCATCGCAAGCTTGGCAAGGAACTTAGCTTATTTACTAATTCACAGAAGGTGGGCTAGGGACTTCCTTTATGGCTTCCGAAAGGTGCGACAATCCGCCGCATCATCGAACGCTATATTGTCGATAAAGAAGTCAGCCTTGGTTATGACCATGTCTACACTCCAGTAATGGGAAGTGTCGAGCTTTATAAAACATCCGGACACTGGGACCACTATCAGGAAAACATGTTCCCGGTCATGGAAATGGAAAATGAACAGCTCGTGTTAAGACCGATGAACTGTCCGCACCATATGATGGTGTACAAAAACAGCATCCATAGCTACAGGGAACTTCCTATCAGAATTGCCGAGCTTGGAACAATGCACCGTTATGAAATGTCCGGCGCGTTGGCTGGGTTGCAGCGTGTGCGCGGCATGACTCTGAACGATGCTCACCTGTTTGTCCGCCCTGACCAGATCAAGGAAGAGTTCAAACGTGTCGTCGAGCTTGTGCTTGAAGTCTACAAGGATTTTGACATGAATGACTATTCGTTCCGTCTCTCCTACAGAGACCCTGAAGATAAAGAAAAATATTTTGATGATGACCAGATGTGGGAAAAGGCTCAGTCCATGCTTAAAGAAGCGATGGATGAAATGGGTCTTGAGTATTTCGAAGCTGACGGCGAAGCGGCATTCTACGGACCGAAGCTTGATGTACAGGTCAAGACTGCTCTCGGCAAAGAGGAAACTCTTTCAACAGTCCAGCTTGATTTCTTGCTTCCGGAACGTTTCGACCTGACTTATATCGGCGAAGACGGCAAGCACCATCGTCCAGTTGTCATCCACCGTGGCGTTGTATCAACTATGGAACGCTTTGTTGCCTTCCTGATCGAAGAGTACAAAGGGGCGTTCCCGACATGGCTGGCACCAGTCCAGGCGCAGATCATCCCGGTATCACCAACAGTCCACTATGACTATGCAAGAGAAATCAAGGAAAAGCTTAAGGCAGAAGGCTTCCGCGTTGAAATCGATGGCCGTGATGAAAAAATCGGCTACAAAATCCGCGAAGCACAAATGCAGAAAGTTCCTTATATGCTCGTAGTCGGTGACAATGAAGTAGAAGAAAAAGCAGTCAACGTTCGTAAATATGGTGAACAGAAATCCGAAACAATTGCCTTTGAGGAATTCCTGGAGTCATTCAGGAAAGAAGCGAAGAAATAAGATCAGCGGAAGCGCCTCGAGGTCTTGGCGACAGAGCTGAACATAAAATAAGAGGGGCAGGTGGCTCCTCTTATTTTTATGGAATCATTCAATAGGTTTGGAACAGGCTGGACATAAATTTTTTGTATAGCTGCGCTGGATTTTTTCACCGCAATTCCGGCAGGCTTTTATATTAACAGGCATATTGTCAATATCATTGGAAAACCCATAGCCAGTCCTGAAAAATTTCAATGCAGTGCCAGCGAGCAGTCCAGTAATCACACCTGTGATGATAATCGCGATCAGCATTTGTCCACCAGCTTTCTTGTCTATTTCTACCAATAATTATAGCAAGAAATAAGGAATCAAGCGTGACAAATTAGCATTTTGTTATGATTCCGCGACCTACCTTTTATAGATAAATTTAATTCTGCCTAAAAAAAGTATTGCACCACGTATTTCTATCTGATAAAATACTTTTTGTTGCAGTTAACGAAAGTGATTCGTTTGACACATTAATTTCTTTATGCTATATTAGCAAGAGTGAACTGAATACAAGTTTTAGGAAAGAAGAAGCACCCGCTTCTCACCTGGTTGACGCTATTTCAGCTGTTGGCAGGTATACGTAAACGTCTAATTATTTTGTTTCCGTAAGTGTGGGTGTCGTCGCCTGCACTTTTTTTATTGCAAAATAAAAACGGACTATATCGTATGTCATTGTGTGAGCTAGATAAAGGCTTTGTCCTTGCAATGTACTTCTTCTCCTTGACAATGTATTCGATAAAACCCTGGAGGTGGCTAATTATTAGCAAAGATGCGATGTTACTAAACGAGGGAATTCGTGCTCGCGAAATTCGTTTGATCGATCAAAATGGCGAGCAATTAGGAATTAAATCCAAAGCTGAGGCTCTTGAGATCGCAACGCGCGTAAATCTTGATCTTGTCCTTGTTGCTCCGAACGCGAAACCTCCTGTAGGCCGAATCATGGACTACGGAAAATTCAAGTTTGAACAGCAAAAGAAAGAAAAAGAAGCACGTAAGAACCAGAAAATCATCACAACTAAAGAAGTCCGTCTTAGTCCGTCAATTGATGAGCATGACTTTAACACGAAGTTGCGCAATGCTATCAAGTTCCTGGAAAAAGGCGATAAAGTTAAAGCATCAATCCGTTTTAAAGGGGCCGTGCTATAACTCATAAGGAAATCGGTCAGCGTGTTCTTGATCGCTTCTCTGAAGCTTGCAAAGAGGTAGCGACAATTGAATCACATCCAAAAATGGATGGCTGAAGCATGTTCCTGGTACTAGCACCTAAAACTGAAAAGTAACGAGGAGGAAGTCCCTATGCCAAAAATGAAAACTCACCGCGGCACTGCCAAGCGTTTCAAGAAAACTGGAACTGGCAAGCTTAAGCGTTCACACGCTTACACTAGCCACTTATTTGCTAACAAGTCTACAAAGGCTAAGCGTAAGCTTCGCAAATCTGCAATCGTTTCAAAAGGCGATTTCAAACGTATTCGTCACATGCTTGACAACATTAAGTAAAATCGAGCAATCTCGATTTATATAGGAGGGTAATTAAATGCCACGTGTAAAAGGCGGTACAGTTACGCGCAAGCGTCGTAAAAAAGTCATTAAATTAGCTAAAGGTTATTATGGTTCAAAACATACATTATACAAAGTTGCTAACCAGCAGGTTATGAA belongs to Mesobacillus subterraneus and includes:
- the rpmI gene encoding 50S ribosomal protein L35; protein product: MPKMKTHRGTAKRFKKTGTGKLKRSHAYTSHLFANKSTKAKRKLRKSAIVSKGDFKRIRHMLDNIK